The following is a genomic window from bacterium.
CGGATGCTTTAGAAGACAAAAGGTTTAAAGAACAAATGAGTATTATCCAGCATCAAATTCATTCAGCAATGTGTGTCCCCCTAAAAACAAAAGACAGAGCCTTGGGCGTAATTTATGCTGATACACTCATGATTAAAGGGGCTTTTAACACCGAAGATTTAAACTTGCTTACTGCATTAGGCAACGAAGCTGCGCTGGCTATAGATAATGTGCGTTTATACGAAAAAAATCTTGAGGCAGAACGATTAGCTGGTATAGGACAGGCCATAACCGGCATGGCACACTACGTCAAGAATATTCTTGTGGGGATGGATGGTGGTGGCATCTTAGTAGATATGGGAATAAAACAAAAAAACAGTATATTGATGAATAAAGGATGGAAGTTAGTTAAGGCCTCTATAAATAAAGTAAGGGATGTGGTTATGGATATGCTTACCTATTCTAAGGAAAGAAAACCACAGCTGCAGCCATGTAATCTGAATGATGTCGTAGATGAAATTATAGAGCTAATGAGTAAAAAGGCTGAAGATGTGGGTATTAAACTGCATGCTCATCTTGACAAAAACATTGGACAGTTCTTATTAGATCCTCAAGTCATCCATCGTTCCCTGCTTAACTTGATAAATAATGCTTTTGATGCGATGGAGAAGGATGGGAAAATTACAATTGCTACAGAGTATATAGTTGAGGGGGATCAGCTTAAATTGTCTGTGTCTGATACAGGATCTGGAATACCTGAAGATGTATTAACAACTCTTTTTACACCTTTTTATTCAAGCAAGGGATTGAAGGGAACAGGTCTCGGATTAGCAGTGACACATAAGATAATTAAAGAACATGGCGGAAGAATAGATGTGAATTCTGAGGTCGGTAAAGGGACTACCTTCAATATATTTTTACCTGCAAGAAAAGAATAATTTTTACAGAATAGCTTTAATCTAAGAATTCTTTTAGAAGCTCTACAATTTTTGCAATACTTCCAGTTTGCTTGCCAAACTCTTTGTGAACATAATGTGCGCCTTCAAGAACTTTATTATCAAACTGTTCCTTTGTAAGACCAGTATGAAAAATTATTGGTATTTGTTCATATTGAGGATTTTCCTTAAGATAGTCTCTTACAGTGCCACCATGCCCTACCATAACCATATCCAGTATGGCAGCATCAATATGTGGCTTCTTGGTGCTAAGCAATGCTATGGCATTTTTACCATTAGAAGCATCAAACACCTCATAACCACAGCCAGCTTCCAGTATTGCCTTTAATGCCTCCCTAAGCTCATTATCGTCCTCTACTATCAAAATAGTTTTCTTGTCCATCGTCTCGTCCCTCCTATCGCTCTTCTATCTCTTTCTCTTAATAAAATTCTACTACATTATCTTGCGTGCTGTCAAATTCGTGTCCTAAGGTCTTCTGCGATAGTCCTCTCTGGGCCGGGGCTGGTCACGTCTGTCAGAAGGCCCCATACACATCTCTTTGGCCAGATGGGCGGCAAATTCCTGTGCTCCTAAACCCATCATTTTGCCAATTCTTTTCATATCGTTATAATGATTTTTCAGAAGATAATTCTCTAATAGTTTGCGATCGCCTTTCATAGCTAACCCCATTAGCCTCATATCCGCTTCCATTAATTTCTCTATTTCTCCTTTAATTTTTCTTCCGGCTTTAAACATTGGCCCTTCTTCAATTACATCAGGACGTCTTCCGTCTCTACTTGGAGGAGGTCCAAACTCATCCATCATTATTCTAGCGCATATACCAGTAAACTCCATTGCTTCTAAACCTACGATTTTGCTGATTCTCTTCATCTCTTCATAATGATT
Proteins encoded in this region:
- a CDS encoding ATP-binding protein — its product is MIILTIFDEECGAREFPLEKKLITIGRLKGNDIIISDKSISGKHLKLTFLHNDWTLEDLHSTNGTSVNGNFVEEKKLDDGDEIVIGKTRILFGEKSSFPHPKESSFTIIKAVMPSAVIPTSYETASNEELKRTHKILATLYKASELLSSALKLEDVLNKILDLIFQHISADRVLIILKDELTGKLVPKAVKKRDEKDRAELTVSHSIMSKVLDEGKSVICSDALEDKRFKEQMSIIQHQIHSAMCVPLKTKDRALGVIYADTLMIKGAFNTEDLNLLTALGNEAALAIDNVRLYEKNLEAERLAGIGQAITGMAHYVKNILVGMDGGGILVDMGIKQKNSILMNKGWKLVKASINKVRDVVMDMLTYSKERKPQLQPCNLNDVVDEIIELMSKKAEDVGIKLHAHLDKNIGQFLLDPQVIHRSLLNLINNAFDAMEKDGKITIATEYIVEGDQLKLSVSDTGSGIPEDVLTTLFTPFYSSKGLKGTGLGLAVTHKIIKEHGGRIDVNSEVGKGTTFNIFLPARKE
- a CDS encoding response regulator; this encodes MDKKTILIVEDDNELREALKAILEAGCGYEVFDASNGKNAIALLSTKKPHIDAAILDMVMVGHGGTVRDYLKENPQYEQIPIIFHTGLTKEQFDNKVLEGAHYVHKEFGKQTGSIAKIVELLKEFLD